The following coding sequences lie in one Halorhabdus rudnickae genomic window:
- a CDS encoding DUF7312 domain-containing protein: MSEDDEWSYDVGEIGDEEDTEQTGEESVRSPEQATVTEEPGDDEDGWRFSLEDLEADDEDQAGWLGLSAEVEAGSPALENVVFVLLGVALAVVVALQLFL, from the coding sequence ATGTCCGAGGACGACGAGTGGAGTTACGACGTTGGGGAAATCGGTGACGAGGAGGACACCGAGCAGACTGGCGAGGAGTCCGTGCGTTCGCCGGAACAGGCGACGGTTACTGAGGAACCTGGTGATGACGAGGACGGCTGGCGATTCTCCCTTGAAGACCTAGAAGCGGACGACGAAGACCAAGCCGGCTGGCTCGGTCTCTCGGCGGAGGTCGAGGCCGGATCACCGGCCCTCGAAAACGTCGTGTTCGTGCTGTTGGGTGTCGCGTTGGCCGTCGTCGTCGCCCTCCAGCTGTTTCTGTAG
- a CDS encoding TIGR00266 family protein: MDFEYTHRPSYTHLVVELDHGESIMAEPGAMVGHSPTIVVETESSGDGLLGSAKAMLGGESAFVNKFVAEDGPGQITFAPPSPGDVMEHQLEGETLYTIDGAFLAAEGTVEIDSELGGLKSMLGEASLTPLALKGTGSAFIDAYGGLERLDLGPGESYVLDNQHLVAWDDTIDFETQRVGGLKSTLLSGEGVVFEFTGPGTAWYQTRDMDALVSILAPRMPSDS; the protein is encoded by the coding sequence ATGGACTTCGAGTACACGCACAGACCGTCCTACACGCATCTCGTCGTCGAATTGGACCACGGAGAGTCGATCATGGCCGAGCCCGGGGCCATGGTCGGCCACTCCCCGACGATAGTCGTCGAAACAGAATCGAGCGGTGACGGACTGCTCGGCTCCGCGAAGGCGATGCTCGGCGGCGAGTCGGCGTTCGTCAACAAGTTTGTCGCCGAAGACGGCCCCGGCCAGATCACGTTCGCCCCGCCGTCCCCCGGTGACGTGATGGAACACCAATTAGAGGGCGAGACGCTGTACACCATCGATGGCGCGTTCCTCGCGGCTGAGGGGACAGTCGAGATCGACTCCGAACTCGGCGGGCTCAAATCCATGCTCGGCGAGGCATCGCTCACTCCACTCGCGTTGAAAGGGACCGGCTCGGCGTTTATCGACGCCTACGGCGGTCTCGAACGGCTCGACCTCGGCCCCGGCGAGTCCTACGTCCTGGACAATCAACATCTCGTCGCCTGGGACGATACGATCGACTTCGAGACGCAACGCGTCGGTGGCCTCAAGTCGACGCTATTGAGCGGTGAAGGCGTCGTCTTCGAGTTCACCGGACCGGGGACAGCCTGGTACCAGACGCGGGATATGGACGCGCTGGTGTCGATACTCGCACCACGGATGCCGAGTGACAGCTGA